A section of the Chryseobacterium scophthalmum genome encodes:
- a CDS encoding TatD family hydrolase produces the protein MNTFIDIGINLTNKQFYNEQEEIINRALDNGVEQMILTGTSVRGSKESAEIVEDYPEILFSTAGIHPHDAKSFNNESINELRKLLKQDHVVSVGECGLDFDRDFSPRPIQEKCYRAQLELSIEINKPLFLHERAAFKRFNEITDEYLSKLPKAVVHCFTGTLEEAKTYLDKGFYLGFTGAISDTNRFKHLEEVIKYVPLDRMMIETDAPFMLPKNMPRMQNRRNEPSFLPYVAQTIAHLKKTSISEVADETTEVARNFFRI, from the coding sequence TGACCAATAAACAATTTTACAATGAGCAAGAAGAAATTATCAACCGAGCTCTCGACAATGGAGTAGAACAAATGATTCTTACAGGAACGAGCGTCCGTGGAAGCAAAGAGTCAGCTGAAATCGTAGAAGATTATCCTGAAATTTTATTTTCTACAGCAGGAATTCATCCTCACGATGCAAAATCTTTCAACAATGAAAGTATTAATGAATTAAGAAAATTATTGAAACAAGATCATGTAGTTTCAGTTGGAGAATGTGGACTGGATTTTGACAGAGATTTTTCACCAAGACCCATTCAGGAAAAATGTTATCGCGCTCAACTAGAATTATCAATTGAAATTAATAAACCTCTTTTTCTCCATGAAAGAGCAGCTTTCAAAAGATTCAACGAAATCACAGACGAATATTTATCAAAACTTCCAAAAGCAGTTGTTCATTGTTTTACTGGAACTTTAGAAGAGGCGAAAACTTATCTGGATAAAGGATTTTATTTAGGATTTACCGGAGCAATAAGTGATACGAACAGATTTAAACATTTGGAAGAAGTCATCAAATATGTTCCACTCGACAGAATGATGATTGAAACCGATGCACCTTTTATGCTTCCGAAAAATATGCCGAGAATGCAAAACCGCAGAAACGAACCTTCGTTTTTGCCTTATGTAGCACAGACTATCGCGCATCTCAAAAAAACAAGTATTTCTGAAGTTGCCGATGAAACTACAGAAGTCGCCAGAAATTTTTTCAGAATATAA